Proteins encoded within one genomic window of Catharus ustulatus isolate bCatUst1 chromosome 10, bCatUst1.pri.v2, whole genome shotgun sequence:
- the AP1S3 gene encoding AP-1 complex subunit sigma-3, whose translation MSGMPRYASLYFCCAIEDQDNELLTLEVVHRYVELLDRYFGNVCELDIIFNFEKAYFILDEFIIGGEVQETSKKTAVKAIEESDMLQETVEEYMNKPAF comes from the exons ATGTCGGGAATGCCGAG GTATGCTAGTTTGTATTTCTGCTGTGCAATAGAAGACCAGGATAATGAGCTCCTGACACTAGAGGTCGTTCATCGATATGTGGAGCTCCTGGACAGATACTTTGGAAAC GTGTGCGAACTGGATATTatctttaattttgaaaaagctTATTTTATTCTTGATGAGTTTATAATTGGTGGAGAAGTACAAGAGACTTCAAAGAAGACTGCAGTGAAAGCCATAGAAGAGTCTGACATGCTGCAGGAG aCAGTGGAAGAATACATGAACAAGCCTGCATTTTGA